From Trichoplusia ni isolate ovarian cell line Hi5 chromosome 11, tn1, whole genome shotgun sequence, the proteins below share one genomic window:
- the LOC113498571 gene encoding probable ATP-dependent DNA helicase HFM1: MNPNLATFTDVLGDEICNSQPLSLPSSGERSECLPVRETRTSPTRPRVIIRPPKGTGQRGPLRSVEEIDPKYRDVFTYKYFNLVQSSVIEDAIYSDKSIVVCAPTGSGKTVVFEMAIVQLLMELEERQCDEDFKIIYMAPVKALCTERLTEWYPKFTKLGLLCIEVTGDTDVDFTQLKPYKIIITTPEKWDMLTRRWRDHRSLVEVIKLFLIDEVHILNDELRGPVLEAVVSRMKTIESSAQSVHRIEQLQKELKGEVVSNKSAPRIRFVAVSATVSNPEDVASWLGSSDKPAVFHKFGDECRPVKLKRIVEGYPCPEGSSIFKFDIILNYKLWPVIQKYHSGKPTLIFCNTRKSVILTAETLSRELTISFNEEQRAKLTALASSIKNKKLQVTLF, translated from the exons ATGAATCCTAATCT AGCGACTTTCACAGATGTTCTCGGCGATGAAATATGCAACTCCCAACCTTTATCCCTTCCATCATCAGGGGAAAGGTCTGAGTGTTTGCCTGTAAGAGAAACGAGAACATCTCCAACGAGACCTAGAGTTATTATACGGCCACCTAAAGGTACCGGACAACGGGGTCCACTGCGAAGTGTCGAGGAAATAG ATCCGAAATATCGCGATGTATTCacgtataaatatttcaatttagtcCAATCAAGTGTTATTGAAGATGCTATTTATTCAG ATAAATCTATTGTCGTATGTGCACCAACCGGATCGGGAAAAACAGTGGTTTTCGAAATGGCGATAGTGCAACTTCTAATGGAGCTGGAAGAAAGACAATGCGATGAggatttcaaaatcatttata TGGCCCCCGTGAAAGCTCTATGTACGGAAAGGTTAACGGAATGGTATCCGAAGTTCACTAAACTAGGATTGCTATGTATCGAAGTGACCGGCGATACTGATGTTGATTTCACGCAGTTGAAGCCGTACAA GATCATAATTACTACTCCTGAGAAATGGGACATGTTGACTCGTCGTTGGCGCGACCACAGAAGTCTTGTTGAAGTCATCAAGTTGTTCCTTATCGATGAAGTACATATCCTGAACGATGAGCTCCGAGGACCCGTGCTGGAAGCCGTTGTAAGCAGAATGAAGACTATTGAG AGCTCAGCTCAATCAGTTCACCGTATAGAACAGTTACAAAAGGAACTCAAAGGTGAAGTGGTCTCCAACAAGTCTGCACCAAGAATAAGGTTTGTTGCAGTGTCCGCTACTGTCAGCAACCCTGAAGATGTCGCTAGCTGGCTCGGTTCTAGTGATAAACCCGCTGTGTTTCATAA ATTCGGTGATGAGTGTCGTCCTGTAAAGTTGAAGCGCATAGTAGAAGGCTACCCGTGCCCGGAAGGTTCAAGCATATTTAAGTTTGACATCATACTCAACTACAAGCTATGGCCTGTTATACAGAAGTACCATTCTGGAAAACCTACGCTG ATATTCTGCAACACTCGTAAAAGTGTGATACTGACGGCGGAGACTTTGTCTCGAGAGCTAACAATTAGTTTCAACGAGGAGCAGAGAGCCAAACTGACTGCATTAGCGTCTAGTATTAAGAACAAGAAATTACAGGTAACACTGTTTTAA